In Candidatus Nomurabacteria bacterium, a genomic segment contains:
- a CDS encoding VanW family protein, whose product MAKKKEEKKEKQHTRTWIKPLVFTLSGIFLFLLIVGLSLVWLQQAYAQKFYPGVHIGATSVSGQSYLDVLTRLERYSESVESDGVEFIYQDTRVNVTPSVLATSDPDLAVSLFSFYVEPTVQAAYAHGRSGTYWQNTMTQIRSFVFGYHEALQYEVADETLQGLLEESFAAYETAAQDAQLEVNEAHTLIVAPEEAGETLAYSDAIVMMKQAFVKQESRIEIALAAKSVAPRYTSADLQPLLPSAEQLLTHAPFILHSSDGDNEISKEELAPWLIARPATVGVLLEVSAERADEFFTTLAEQIDEAPQEGRFAISDGVVTETQPGKEGRSLDREATAQAMTQAWIQEGVQSAEVVMKVQEPQITSDATGPLQNLQLLGTGHSNFAGSPNNRRHNIQVGADSVNGVVVMPGEEFSLVNILGPIEKETGYLPELVIKGDKTVPEYGGGLCQIGTTVFRAAMATALPITERRNHSYNVSYYLENGLPGTDATIYPAHPDLRFVNDTENPILIQSRIEGNDIYFDFWGKSDGRSAVRTTPEVWGWTDPPPTKEIVSTDLAPGQRKCTERAHKGVKTQFTYTITYPDGHQEEKVFQSTYKPWQEVCLVGPSET is encoded by the coding sequence ATGGCAAAGAAGAAAGAAGAGAAAAAAGAAAAGCAACACACGCGGACCTGGATCAAACCTCTTGTCTTTACCTTGTCTGGCATCTTTTTATTTCTTCTCATCGTCGGACTCAGCCTTGTTTGGTTGCAGCAAGCCTATGCACAGAAGTTTTATCCGGGAGTGCATATTGGTGCAACTTCAGTCAGTGGGCAAAGCTATCTGGACGTGCTAACTCGATTGGAACGTTATAGTGAATCAGTGGAGAGCGATGGGGTGGAGTTTATCTATCAAGACACTAGGGTAAATGTCACTCCTTCCGTTTTAGCCACCTCAGATCCCGACCTCGCCGTTTCACTTTTCAGTTTTTATGTTGAGCCAACAGTCCAAGCAGCTTACGCGCATGGTCGCTCAGGCACGTACTGGCAAAACACCATGACGCAGATACGTTCCTTTGTATTTGGCTACCATGAAGCTCTGCAATACGAGGTGGCAGACGAAACACTGCAGGGATTGTTAGAGGAGAGTTTCGCAGCATATGAGACAGCCGCACAGGATGCGCAGCTAGAGGTGAATGAAGCGCATACACTTATTGTGGCCCCTGAGGAAGCAGGTGAAACATTAGCCTATAGCGATGCAATAGTAATGATGAAGCAAGCTTTTGTTAAACAAGAAAGTCGTATTGAAATTGCGCTTGCAGCAAAATCAGTTGCCCCCCGCTATACCAGCGCTGATCTGCAACCCTTGTTACCTTCAGCTGAGCAGCTCCTTACTCACGCGCCATTTATTCTACATTCATCCGATGGTGACAATGAAATAAGTAAAGAAGAATTAGCTCCTTGGCTTATTGCGCGTCCGGCTACGGTTGGAGTGCTATTAGAAGTGAGCGCAGAACGGGCTGATGAGTTTTTTACCACACTGGCTGAGCAGATTGATGAAGCGCCGCAAGAAGGTCGCTTTGCTATTAGCGATGGAGTGGTCACAGAAACGCAGCCGGGCAAAGAGGGTCGTAGCTTAGATCGAGAAGCGACTGCCCAGGCCATGACACAAGCATGGATTCAAGAGGGTGTGCAAAGCGCTGAAGTGGTTATGAAAGTGCAAGAGCCACAAATTACCTCAGATGCTACCGGGCCACTACAAAACCTCCAACTTCTTGGCACTGGTCATTCTAATTTTGCCGGAAGTCCAAACAATCGACGACATAACATCCAAGTTGGAGCTGATAGCGTGAACGGTGTAGTGGTGATGCCGGGCGAAGAATTTTCTTTAGTAAACATCCTCGGACCAATTGAGAAAGAAACAGGTTACTTGCCGGAGCTGGTAATTAAGGGCGATAAGACGGTGCCGGAGTATGGCGGCGGACTTTGTCAGATCGGGACTACTGTTTTCCGCGCAGCCATGGCTACCGCTCTACCAATTACTGAGCGGCGAAACCATTCGTATAATGTGAGTTATTATTTAGAGAATGGTTTACCCGGCACAGACGCGACTATCTATCCAGCTCATCCGGATTTACGTTTTGTAAATGATACCGAAAACCCCATCCTTATTCAGAGCAGGATAGAAGGTAATGACATTTACTTTGATTTCTGGGGTAAGTCCGATGGTCGATCAGCAGTACGTACTACGCCAGAAGTATGGGGGTGGACTGATCCGCCGCCAACCAAGGAGATTGTGAGCACTGATTTAGCACCTGGCCAACGCAAGTGTACAGAGCGAGCGCATAAGGGTGTGAAGACGCAATTCACCTATACCATCACCTATCCCGACGGACATCAGGAGGAGAAGGTGTTTCAAAGCACCTATAAGCCTTGGCAAGAAGTGTGTCTGGTAGGCCCTTCTGAAACCTAG
- a CDS encoding NGG1p interacting factor NIF3, with amino-acid sequence MTIQEIYDLAIRLAIKNDLRGEKHVRHKLKRAKERYEKMSGDAKKFYDKEQLENPYSDTRSYALEPNRQVKRILAGIDVEEGEILAANELSKEKPIDLVISHHPIGHALAGLHEVMHMQAEILALYGIPINVAESVLSVRVNEVSRKLNPVNHSQVVDIARLLKVNVMCLHTATDNLVANHMFSLVKRNEKKLETVGDVMDMLFEEYPEYAEAKKIKAGPMLFAGSRDRLAGKIAVTEVTGGTEGNPKIYEKAAQAGIGTIIGMHMSEEHKKEAEKNHINAIIAGHMSSDSIGLNLFLDELEKRGVEVIPFGGLIRVRHYTPRKKRVATTRRRKK; translated from the coding sequence ATGACGATTCAAGAAATATATGATTTGGCTATTCGTTTAGCCATTAAGAATGACCTCAGGGGTGAAAAACATGTCCGTCATAAGTTAAAGCGGGCAAAAGAGCGTTATGAAAAAATGTCAGGCGATGCAAAAAAGTTTTATGATAAGGAGCAGCTAGAAAATCCCTATAGCGATACCCGATCCTATGCACTTGAGCCAAATCGACAGGTGAAGCGGATTTTGGCAGGCATTGATGTCGAGGAAGGTGAAATCCTGGCAGCGAACGAGCTCTCAAAGGAAAAGCCAATCGATTTAGTTATTTCTCATCACCCAATTGGACATGCCCTGGCCGGTTTGCACGAAGTCATGCATATGCAGGCGGAGATCCTGGCCCTTTATGGTATTCCTATCAACGTCGCCGAGAGCGTGCTCTCAGTGCGGGTAAATGAAGTTTCTCGTAAATTAAATCCAGTTAATCATAGCCAGGTCGTTGACATTGCGCGCTTACTAAAAGTGAACGTCATGTGTTTGCATACGGCAACTGATAATTTGGTAGCAAACCACATGTTTAGTTTAGTGAAACGTAATGAGAAGAAACTGGAAACCGTGGGTGATGTGATGGACATGTTGTTTGAAGAGTATCCTGAATACGCTGAGGCAAAAAAGATAAAAGCTGGTCCGATGCTTTTCGCCGGGTCTCGTGATCGCTTAGCTGGTAAAATTGCCGTTACCGAAGTGACTGGTGGAACCGAGGGCAATCCAAAGATATACGAAAAAGCTGCTCAAGCTGGAATCGGCACTATCATCGGTATGCACATGAGCGAAGAGCATAAGAAAGAAGCGGAGAAGAATCACATTAATGCAATTATTGCCGGCCACATGTCCTCTGACTCAATTGGTTTGAATCTTTTCCTAGACGAGTTAGAAAAGCGAGGAGTTGAAGTCATTCCTTTCGGTGGCCTCATCCGGGTTCGTCACTACACGCCTCGCAAGAAGCGCGTCGCAACTACTCGCCGACGTAAGAAATAA
- the ruvB gene encoding Holliday junction branch migration DNA helicase RuvB — MPAERLVGAQDKPEDVSLDLTLRPKNLTEYIGQDKVKKNLGIALHAAKKREQVLEHVLLHGAPGLGKTTLAHIIGHELGVNVRITSGPALERAGDLAAILTNLHDGDVLFIDEVHRLHRTIEEVLYPAMEEYRLDIVIGKGPSARTVRLDLPKFTLVAATTRVSLLSSPLRDRFGMVYRLEYYGPEDIEHIIQRSADLLGVILEPAAAKAISARARRTPRIANRLLKRVRDYAEVHADGNINEATAIEAMKLMDIDELGLDDVDRRILETIIEKFNGGPVGLSSVAASIGEEVDSLEEVYEPYLLQVGFLARTPRGRLVTKAAYLHLGLPVPNEGQASLV; from the coding sequence ATGCCCGCAGAACGATTAGTGGGAGCGCAGGATAAACCCGAGGACGTCAGTCTCGATCTTACTCTCCGCCCAAAAAACCTCACCGAGTACATTGGTCAGGACAAGGTGAAGAAGAACCTCGGCATTGCCTTGCATGCTGCGAAAAAACGCGAGCAAGTTTTAGAGCACGTGCTGCTGCACGGCGCGCCCGGACTTGGGAAAACAACCTTGGCACATATCATTGGCCATGAGTTAGGTGTGAATGTTCGCATTACTTCAGGTCCGGCTCTGGAGCGGGCTGGAGACCTGGCGGCAATTCTTACCAATCTCCATGACGGTGATGTTCTTTTTATAGATGAGGTACATCGACTCCATCGTACCATCGAAGAGGTGCTTTATCCGGCCATGGAGGAGTATCGACTGGATATTGTCATTGGGAAAGGTCCGTCAGCTCGGACAGTGCGCCTGGACCTGCCAAAATTTACCTTAGTGGCTGCAACTACCCGAGTGAGTTTACTTTCCTCACCGCTTCGTGATCGTTTCGGCATGGTCTATCGATTAGAGTATTATGGCCCTGAAGATATTGAACACATTATTCAGCGTTCAGCCGATTTACTTGGAGTCATACTTGAGCCCGCAGCCGCGAAAGCAATCTCGGCCCGGGCGCGCCGCACGCCACGTATTGCCAACCGGCTCCTGAAGCGAGTTCGCGACTATGCTGAGGTGCATGCTGATGGGAATATTAATGAAGCAACAGCGATTGAAGCAATGAAGCTGATGGATATTGATGAGTTGGGTTTGGATGATGTCGATCGACGCATTCTCGAAACCATTATCGAGAAGTTCAACGGTGGTCCGGTGGGTTTAAGCTCGGTTGCTGCATCAATTGGCGAAGAAGTGGATTCACTTGAAGAAGTATATGAGCCATATTTACTCCAAGTTGGCTTCCTTGCCCGTACACCCAGAGGTCGATTGGTAACCAAAGCGGCTTATCTGCATCTTGGCTTACCAGTCCCCAACGAAGGTCAGGCAAGTCTGGTATAA
- a CDS encoding PH domain-containing protein, giving the protein MEAEQLPNAQPNEEIILLLRRHPWIIIRHFLYFLFLAGIGVAAHALLRYVDPSWLNEQDDIRMILVTIGTSVYGLAIWLFLFTGWLDYYLDVWILTNQRVISMELRGLFARATAEQHIGRVQDVSSIQQGKLATFLNFGHVQIQTAGSEVVFVFEEVPNPEYVARRVLQAHDQWMQSHPHRAEQMTQEARAGMSIRNEASPKSGTKK; this is encoded by the coding sequence ATGGAAGCAGAGCAACTACCAAATGCACAGCCAAACGAGGAAATCATTTTACTCTTGCGACGACATCCTTGGATTATTATTCGTCATTTTCTCTACTTCCTCTTCTTAGCTGGGATTGGCGTAGCAGCTCATGCCTTATTACGTTATGTTGACCCGAGTTGGTTAAATGAGCAGGATGACATTCGTATGATCCTCGTGACTATTGGCACCAGCGTGTACGGTTTAGCTATTTGGCTTTTCCTTTTTACTGGTTGGCTGGATTACTATCTCGACGTCTGGATTCTTACTAATCAGCGAGTTATTAGCATGGAGCTACGAGGACTTTTTGCGCGAGCGACTGCTGAGCAGCATATTGGACGAGTGCAAGATGTTTCCAGTATTCAGCAGGGGAAGTTAGCTACCTTCCTTAACTTCGGCCATGTGCAGATTCAGACCGCCGGAAGCGAAGTGGTCTTTGTGTTTGAGGAAGTGCCGAATCCTGAATACGTGGCGCGTCGCGTTTTGCAAGCGCATGATCAGTGGATGCAATCACATCCACACCGGGCAGAGCAAATGACTCAAGAGGCTCGGGCGGGTATGAGCATTCGAAACGAAGCCTCACCAAAGTCGGGAACCAAGAAGTAG
- a CDS encoding Ig-like domain-containing protein translates to MRKFHHFSLIIVLVVIGLVLCTAITGYFVFWHPQITEVQPNEDEQAMALDSEVLIHFDKPVDRRHLHIAIEPEIDGVWTYENPLLGNHFFRTLRFTPHRVLQPDTTYTITLEGITDLLALGSTQSWQQGFRTRDLPGVAQVSPNDESEALSANAPVQIMLSRPAPDYAQYYFRLTPATEFHIQQNAELNTYALIPESSWAQGSTYHLTVERVFVTQDLLTGHVLEQSEATEVYSGNFAIAPPPSISSLSPTGEQVAIDTKPSFTFTQAMDSESVRAHFSITPEINGTIESEDNATFTFVPETAFAYDTSYTFEITKGAATADGGFLTENTSFSFGTIGPVRVSYLTPDTNAQGISTSAGIKVVFDQEVEHASAEQAFQITPDISGSFAWDGNAMTYQPSERLAYSTGYTVSMRAGIQGLGPDSVDTYVSSFTTAAQTVQLAVASDLQDKPLSCEAAALKMALANKGVSVSESDIMSRVGYDSTPHTGNVWGDPYLAFVGDINGRQNTTGYGVYWNPIAAAANAWRPSEAFTGWSIQQLTQEVQNGNAVVVWGVYGNGYRDDWVTPEGKTIYAWKGEHARTVIGFVGSAENPERIILNDPYAGRVSWTRAQFERDWGIFTNSGVVVR, encoded by the coding sequence ATGCGGAAATTTCATCACTTCAGTCTTATTATCGTGCTTGTGGTCATCGGTCTGGTGCTCTGCACAGCTATCACGGGTTATTTTGTATTTTGGCATCCGCAGATTACTGAGGTACAGCCAAACGAGGATGAACAGGCAATGGCACTCGACAGTGAAGTGCTTATCCACTTTGATAAACCGGTTGATCGTCGACATCTTCATATTGCTATCGAGCCGGAAATTGACGGAGTGTGGACCTATGAAAATCCCTTGCTCGGAAATCACTTCTTCCGAACACTGCGCTTCACTCCCCATCGCGTACTACAGCCAGATACGACATACACAATAACCTTGGAAGGGATTACCGATCTCCTTGCTCTCGGATCAACCCAAAGCTGGCAGCAAGGATTTCGTACAAGAGATTTACCTGGCGTAGCTCAAGTATCACCCAATGATGAGAGTGAGGCTCTCTCAGCTAATGCACCAGTCCAAATCATGCTCAGTCGCCCGGCACCTGACTATGCGCAATACTATTTCCGACTGACTCCAGCAACTGAATTCCATATTCAACAAAATGCCGAGCTGAATACCTACGCACTCATTCCTGAAAGCTCGTGGGCTCAGGGCAGCACCTATCACCTCACCGTTGAACGCGTCTTTGTGACGCAGGATTTACTTACTGGTCACGTATTGGAACAAAGTGAAGCAACGGAGGTCTACTCTGGAAACTTCGCTATCGCTCCGCCGCCTAGCATTAGCTCACTCTCCCCGACTGGTGAACAAGTGGCTATCGATACCAAGCCAAGCTTTACCTTTACCCAAGCAATGGATAGCGAAAGTGTGCGTGCGCATTTTTCCATTACGCCGGAAATTAACGGTACCATCGAGAGCGAGGATAATGCCACCTTTACCTTTGTGCCAGAAACCGCATTTGCCTACGACACTTCCTACACTTTCGAAATTACCAAAGGCGCAGCTACGGCTGACGGAGGTTTCCTAACAGAAAATACTAGCTTCAGCTTTGGCACAATTGGACCAGTCAGAGTGAGCTACCTCACCCCGGACACTAATGCGCAAGGAATAAGTACTAGTGCTGGCATTAAAGTAGTGTTTGACCAGGAGGTAGAGCATGCCTCGGCTGAACAAGCTTTTCAAATTACTCCAGACATTAGTGGAAGTTTTGCCTGGGACGGAAATGCAATGACCTATCAACCCAGCGAACGACTCGCCTACAGCACGGGATATACGGTAAGCATGCGTGCTGGCATCCAGGGACTTGGACCCGATTCTGTGGATACATACGTGAGCAGTTTCACCACAGCCGCCCAAACTGTCCAACTGGCCGTTGCATCTGACTTGCAGGATAAACCGCTCTCCTGTGAAGCTGCCGCATTAAAAATGGCGCTCGCAAATAAAGGGGTGAGCGTTAGTGAAAGTGATATTATGTCCCGGGTCGGCTATGATAGCACTCCACATACTGGTAACGTTTGGGGTGATCCCTATCTCGCTTTTGTCGGTGATATAAATGGACGGCAAAATACAACTGGCTATGGTGTGTATTGGAATCCAATCGCGGCAGCGGCAAATGCTTGGCGACCAAGTGAAGCCTTCACCGGCTGGAGTATTCAGCAACTTACACAGGAGGTACAAAACGGTAACGCGGTGGTGGTCTGGGGTGTGTACGGAAATGGGTATCGCGATGATTGGGTGACGCCGGAAGGAAAAACTATTTACGCCTGGAAGGGTGAGCACGCACGTACCGTCATTGGCTTTGTGGGCAGTGCGGAAAATCCAGAGCGGATTATTTTAAACGATCCCTATGCTGGACGCGTCTCTTGGACTCGCGCGCAATTTGAAAGAGACTGGGGTATCTTTACTAATTCAGGCGTGGTCGTAAGGTAA
- the queA gene encoding tRNA preQ1(34) S-adenosylmethionine ribosyltransferase-isomerase QueA, with product MQLSDFSYHLPKDRIAQKPMRPRDHSRLLVLNRQKTQLAHRHFYNIVDYLQKGDVLVFNNSKVFPARLPGKKISGGNMEVFLLRSISPDTWECLLRGKGAKPGLEMNIVGVKAAQDGHLPFRGVVKKSSGNGIWWIQFNFRGKKLQNAIEQYGEAPTPPYVKRLSNLKEYQTVFAQKTGSVAAPTAGFHFTKSIMQSLGRKGVQIEYVTLHVGYGTFAPIKVNDVRWHRIHGEWIEVDKATHSRLVQAKKQGRRIIAVGTTSVRTLESLPKKPQYTHKEVYTYIYPGYHFKMVDAMITNFHVPGSSLLVLVSAFAGRENILKAYQIAVKKKYRFYSFGDAMLIL from the coding sequence ATGCAACTGAGCGATTTTTCCTATCATCTCCCTAAAGATCGCATTGCCCAAAAGCCAATGCGGCCGCGTGATCATTCGCGTTTATTAGTGCTCAACAGGCAGAAGACGCAGCTTGCGCACCGACATTTTTATAACATCGTCGACTATCTTCAAAAGGGTGATGTGTTGGTTTTCAATAACTCAAAAGTGTTTCCAGCCCGTCTGCCAGGGAAAAAGATAAGCGGGGGAAATATGGAGGTCTTTTTACTGCGATCCATTTCCCCAGATACTTGGGAATGTTTATTAAGAGGAAAGGGTGCGAAGCCAGGTTTAGAAATGAACATTGTCGGAGTGAAAGCAGCGCAAGATGGCCATCTTCCCTTTCGCGGTGTGGTAAAGAAAAGCTCTGGAAATGGCATTTGGTGGATACAATTTAATTTTAGGGGAAAGAAATTGCAAAACGCAATCGAGCAATATGGTGAAGCACCGACGCCGCCATATGTGAAGCGTCTTTCTAACCTCAAGGAGTATCAAACGGTATTTGCGCAAAAGACTGGCTCAGTAGCGGCGCCTACGGCCGGGTTTCACTTCACCAAGTCAATCATGCAGAGCTTAGGTCGTAAAGGTGTACAGATTGAGTATGTGACTTTGCATGTTGGCTATGGCACCTTTGCTCCTATTAAAGTAAATGATGTGCGTTGGCACCGTATACACGGAGAGTGGATTGAAGTTGATAAGGCAACACATTCCCGATTGGTGCAGGCAAAAAAACAGGGGAGGAGAATAATCGCCGTTGGCACAACCAGCGTGCGCACTTTAGAGAGCTTGCCAAAGAAGCCGCAATATACCCACAAGGAAGTGTATACCTATATTTATCCTGGTTATCACTTTAAAATGGTTGATGCGATGATCACCAACTTTCATGTGCCTGGCTCGTCGCTTCTCGTACTTGTTTCTGCTTTTGCAGGTCGAGAAAATATATTGAAGGCATATCAGATCGCTGTGAAGAAAAAATATCGTTTCTATTCGTTTGGGGATGCGATGTTGATTCTCTAG